In Caldisericota bacterium, the DNA window AAAATAATGAAGAAATCAGAACATATTACGGTACGCTACTAATAATAGCAATATGCACGGGAATAATGATAGGAACAATGAGCTATTTCGTTGGTCTAAAATATTTTTTACTCATTGGCTTCATGGATTCATTTCTCGAATTGCTCCCCTATGTGGGGCCTACCATAGTTTATATCATAGGTGCAACATTTGCAGTACTTACTTCACTTAAAACTTTTTTGCTGTTTTCAGTTTTTTTTATTGCAATAGAAATCGTACAATCACAAATCGTTATACCTCATTTCACAGGAAAAAGAATAAAAATCCCCCCAATTGCAATTATTATACTCCTTCTTTTAGGAGGCTCACTAGCTGGAGTACTTGGCGTTATTATTGCAGTGCCTTCGTTTATAATCATGAGAAACATAATAAAAATTCTCCGCCCCGAATTTTATCAAACAATTAAAACTACTTGACAGAAAACTTTAAATCAGTACAATAAGAAGTTGCAATATCACATATAAAAGGCTAAAAACTGGTGCCTTTTATAGTGAAAGGAGGCTAATAGATGGAAGCAATTATAAAAACTGGTGGACATCAGTACAGAATCAAGTCTGGTGACATTATTAAAATACAGAAATTAACCGGCAAAATAGGCGATAAGATACATTTTAAAGATGTACTCATGCTAAAGGACGGAAAAACTGTTAAATTAGGCACGCCTGGAATAAAAAATGTATCAGTAGAAGGAACTATCACCGAACAGGGAAGGAATAAAAAAATCACTGTGTTTTTTTATCGAAACAAAACAAGAAACAGGAAAAAAAATGGTCATAGGCAACCTTATACGATGGTAAGAATAAATGAAATCCTGAGCGAGGTGAATAAAAGTGGCTAGAAAGAAATCTAGAACAAATGGAAGAGATAGTAACCCTAAATACCTCGGTGTAAAACTTTACGGCGGTCAGAAAGTAAAAGCTGGAAATATTATTGTTAGACAAATAGGCGAAAAAATAAAACCAGGGAAAAATATTGGAGAAGGTAATGATTATACACTTTTTGCATTAAAACCAGGCATAGTAAAATTCGAAAAGAAAAAAACAAAGACGATAGTTCATATTCTGACTGAGGAGATTTAGCTTACGATCAAGAGAAGATTTATAGATCATGCCACCATCACAATAAAAAGCGGCAAGGGAGGTAATGGAGCAGTAAGTTTTCGTCATGAAAAGTTTGCCCCCCATGGCGGCCCTAATGGAGGGGATGGCGGAAATGGAGGCAGTGTGGTCATTCAGGCAACCCAGAACCTTAATACCCTAAATCATTTCATCCATCAAAAGCATTTTGCCGCAGAAAACGGAGAAAGTGGTAAATCAGCCAACAAGCACGGCAAAAATGGCAAAGACATCATAATAATGGTCCCGCGAGGGACCATTATACTAAACAGAGATACTAACGAAATAATTGCAGATCTCGACAAAGATAACCAATCTATCGTTATAGCTAAGGGTGGAAAAGGCGGGAAAGGAAATAAAAGCTTTGCCACTCCAACAGAGCGTACTCCCCATTACAGTGAAAGCGGCGGTAACAGTAAAACAATACGTATAGAGTTACGATTAAAGATTTTGTCAGATATAGGCATCATAGGATTGCCTAATGCAGGAAAATCCACATTACTCACGGCTGTATCCAATGCAAAACCAAAAATAGCGAACTACCCATTTACTACTCTTTCGCCAAAGATTGGGATGGTAAAAATTGGTATGAATAAAAGCTTTTTAATGGCAGACCTCCCCGGACTCATAAAAGGAGCAAGTAAAGGAAGAGGAATGGGTAATGAATTTCTCGCACACATAGAAAGGACAAAAGCATTGTTAGTCTTAATAGACGGTACAGAGCGAAAAAATATTCTTCCAGCCTTTAAAAATCTACTAAACGAACTAAAAGAATACAACCCTGGAATTCTCAACAAACAAAGAGTCATAGCGGTTAATAAAATAGATCTGTGGAGTACAAAAAGAACAAAAGAGATAAAGGATAAATTCAATAAATTAGGTGAAGAAGTATATTTTATCTCTGCACTGCATAAAATTGACATAGACCCTCTTTTGTATAGATTACATGAACTTGTTTTATCAGCTGCGCCAGAAAAGAAAATCAAAGTAAAAGAAAAAACTATTACACTCACTGAAAATGATTTAAAAAAGTTTTTAAAAATCGAAAAGATAAATCTCCATGCATTTAAGGCAACTCAAGACGAGTTAGAAAGAAGAGTCCAATTAAGCGATCTCGAAAAAACAGGAAGTACTAAAGAACTTTTCAGGTTTTTCAAAAAAATAAAATTAGAAAAAGAGTTGATAAGAGCAGGAATAAAAGACGGAGATAGGGTAATCATAGGTAGCAAAAGTTTTATATTTAAACAAGATGAAAAAAACAAATAAAATAGGCCTTTTTGGCGGAGCATTTAACCCGATACATAATGGTCATCTCTTCGTCGCCAAAGACTCGATAAAGACTTTTAATCTAAATAAAATAATCTTTATCCCTACAGGGAACCCTGTCTTCGAAAAACAAGAGCTACTGAAGAAACAAATACGTGCAGATTTTGTAAAAAATGCTATTTCAAATGAAAAAAATTTTGAAGTTTCTTTTTTCGAAATAAAAAGGGAAGCACCTTCATTTTTTATAGATACGCTGCACCATTTCAATAATGGCAAAGATATGCTTTTTACCATTCTCGGAGAAGATACATTTATGCAATTTCATAAGTGGAAATCACCGGAAGAAATTTTAGAAAATTCATACCTTATCTTAGCAAAACGATATGAAGGAAATTTTGCCGGCACAAAAAAATATATTAAAAAATACTTCGCAGTATACAAAGAGAAAATATTTTTTCTTCCACACCCCCTATTTCAGATATCGTCTACATTGATAAGAGAAAGAATCAAAAAAGGAAAGCATATTTCCTATCTTCTTCCCAAGAGTATAGAAAAAGAAATAGCAGAGAATGGTTACTATAGATAAATTAAGAGAAGAAGTTAAAAAGAGACTTTCTCCTAATCGATTTGAACATTCCGAAAGAGTTGCAGATATGAGCGAAAAACTCAGTAAAATCTGGAATGGAGATACTACAAAGCTCGTTTACGCAGCCTATTTACATGATATAGCACGAGATATGCCCACAAAAGAACTGATAAAAATAGTAAAAGAAAATGGCTACAGAATAAAAAAACTTGAGTATGCAAAACCAGTTCTTTTACACAGCCTGGCTGGAGCAATTATCGCAGAAACAATTTTTGGTGTTAACGACCAATCAATACTCAACGCAATCCGCTATCATACAACCGGAAGAAAAGGAATTACCGTTAACGAAGCAATTATTTATATAGCAGATTTTACAGAATGCGGAAGAAACTTCAAAGAAGCAAGCCTTGTAAGAAAAATCTCTTTCAAAAATCTAAAAGAAGCAGTTTTAAAAGAAACAGAGCTTAATATCTGTTTTTTAATGAACAAAAGAAAACCTATTCACCCATATTGTATAGAAATGTTTAACGATTTACTGAAGAGTGAGATTGTTCAGTAAATCTCACTCAATTTACATTGTTTCGGTTGACTGAAAACAGAATAAAAATATAATATAGATGTAAGCGGGAGTAGCTCAGGGGTAGAGCTCTGGCTTCCCAAGCCAGTTGTCGCGGGTTCAAATCCCGTCTTCCGCTCCAAAGATGAAAAGGCGCCGTCGCCAAGTGGTAAGGCAAGGGTCTGCAAAACCCTTATCGTCGGTTCGACTCCGATCGGTGCCTCCAATTTATGCCGGGGTGGCGGAATTGGTAGACGCACGGGACTTAAAATCCCGCGATGGTGACATCGTACCGGTTCGATTCCGGTCCCCGGCACCAGTTCAGTTCCTGTGTTGCTTTTATTAGAATAATCAGTTTCTAATAAAAAATTAGTAACAATTACCATCGGACGTTATGCTCCTCTATCCCCCAATAATATCTTTGAATTGAATAGCTTTCACTGTGCTTAAGATAATCGTTCCTGAAAAATGATCAAAGAATTAATGATCCTCAGATTTAAAATTAAAAGATCAATTTTTGTAATGCATTCATAAAAAGAGAAAAATTGAATATCAACCTGGCCAGATAATTCTGTTTTAATGGCCTACAGTTTCATAAAATCATTCGGATCACATGAAAATACAACACCTTCAATAAGTTTTGTAAACTCAGTTTCCTTATAAAACTCTTTTTGTGCCCCTTCCTTTTGTTCCATGTCGCTAACCATTTTTTTTATTAAGATCTTAACTAACATTAATTTTTAGAATAATATTTTATATTTTACGGCCACCACATTTCTACGTTTTCGGATCTAAAACAGTTTACTAATATTAATTTTTCTATATATTATATGCTGCAGAAAGAGAATGGCAAGGAGGTACTAAAATGAAAACTTTAACAGTGTTTTATTCAAGAACAGGAAATACTAAAAAAATAGCGCAAGAAATAGCAAAGCTTGTCCAGGGAGATATAGAGGAAATAATTGACGAAAAAAACAGGAATGGGCTGTTAGGATGGTTAATTTCAGGAATGGATGCCATCCTAAAAAGATATACATCTATAAAACAAATAAAGAAAAATCCTTCACAATACGACATGATAATCATTGGTACGCCTATATGGGCAACCAATATATCTACGCCAATCAGAACTTATATACATAATTATAAAGATGCTTTCAAAAACGTAGCCTTTTTCTGCACTTCCGCCGGGAATCGCCCTAAAGATACATTAAAAATATTTAAAGATATGGAAAACCTTTGCAGTAAAAATCCCATTGCCCTGATAAGCTTTAGTGAAAGAGGTATCAAAGCAAATTCTTTTGAAAAAATAAACGAATTTGCTGAAAAAATCAAAAATTAGAGCTTTAGCAGCGCACATACAAAATTGTCTCCACAGGTTGACAGAAAACGCTTTTCGCATAAACTTCTTTAGATAAAAATAATGAAAGGAGAATAAAATGAACGATTCTTATGGGCTTGAAAAATTAGGAATCATCAATACAAATAAAGTCTACAGAAATCTTACACGGGCAGAACTTATAGAATTTGCGATACAGAATAAAGAAGGAATACTTACAGATAATGGCTCTATCAGCATAAATACAGGAAAACATACAGGGCGATCACCAAAAGACAGATTTATAGTAGACCAACCCTCTATACACAATCAAATCGATTGGGGAAAAATTAATATCCCCACTACAGAAAAAGTATTCGAAAAACTGTATGTAAGAGCAACAGCTTACTTGCAAGAAAAAAATGTTTTTATATACGATGGCTATGTTGGGCATGATATGCAGACAAGAATGTCACTCAGAATCATCTCAGATTATGCATCTTCTGCTCTTTTCTCTACAAATATGTTTGTAAGTGCGGATAAAAAAGATTTGAACCTTCATAATCAAGCGGATTTTACAGTAATTGCAGTTCCAAGATGTAAAACCGTTCCTGAGGTAGATGAAGTACGCAGTGAAGTAGCCATAGGAGTTAACTTTGACAAAAAAATCGCTATCATTCTTGGAAGCGCTTACGGAGGAGAAATAAAAAAGGTCATGTTCTCAATAATGAATTTTTTACTTCCAGCAAAAAATATATTTCCCATGCATTGCTCTGCAAATGAGGGAAAAGACGGAAATTCAGCACTGTTCTTTGGATTATCCGGTACAGGCAAAACAACAATATCCATGGATCCTGAAAGAATTCTCATTGGAGACGATGAACATGGATGGGGAAGCGATAAAATATTTAATATGGAAGGTGGTTCATACGCAAAAATCATAGATATTACACCCAAAAAAGAACCTCGCATTTTCAGTGCAATAAGATTCGGCACATTATTAGAAAATGCTGTAATAAGAAGCGATAGAACCCCTGATTATGCAGATAGCAAATATACCGAAAACACAAGGGCAGCAATACCAATGGAATACATTGAGAATGCTAAAATGGATGGAATCTGTTCAATCCCTTCCGTAATTTATTTTCTCACAGCAGATGCATTTGGAGTACTGCCTCCCATATCCAGACTTACAAAAGAACAAGCGATGTATCATTTTATGAGCGGGTACACAGCAAAAGTTGCTGGCACTGAAACAGGAATAATAGAGCCTTTGCCAACATTTTCAGCTTGCTTTGGTGCACCATTTATGATGAGACATCCTGCAGTTTATGCAAAGATGCTTGGAGAAAAAATAGAAAAATACCATACAGATGTTTTTTTAGTCAATACTGGGTGGGCTGGCGGTCCATATGGAATAGGAAGCAGAATAAAACTCGCTTATACGCGGGCAATGGTAAGCGCTGCACTAAATGGAAAATTAAAAAATGTAGAATACACGGAAGAACCTATCTTTGGACTGCAAGTTCCCAAAGAAATACCCGGTTCTATCGTCCCCAGCGAAATTCTTCTTCCAAAAAACACATGGGAAGATAAAGAATTGTACTACAAAACTGCCGTAACACTTGCAAACAAATTCAAAGAAAACTTCGAAAAATTTGAGGGATATATAGAAGACAAAATCAAAAACGCAGGGCCAAAAATCGTATAAAAAATGGGGAGCAAATGCTCCCCATTTTTATTATTTCATCACAAATAGATTTTTATTTTTTACTTCTTATTATTTCAAGCACTCTTTCCGGAATATACGGTACTTTATGAACCCTTACACCAAGCGCATCATATAAAGCATTTCCAATTGCAGGAATTGGTCCGTTAATATTTATTTCAGCTACAGATTTTGCTCCATACGGTCCAGTAGGTTCATATGTACTCACAATAATTGGAACTATCTCAGGAATATCCCTTGTTGAGGGTATTCTGTATTCCATAAAATTCGAGCCAAACATTCTTCCTGAATCTGTAAGTTTATACTCCTCAGAAAGTGCATAACTTAAACCATTCACTAAAGCTCCAATGATTTGCCCTCTGACAAGCTCTGGATTAAGAGGCGTTCCACAGTCCACTGCTGCAACATATTTTATTGGGGTAACAATTCCTGTTTCTTCATCTACTTCAATCTCGACAAAATGAGCAGCAAATGGAGGCGGAGAATACGGAGAAACCATTGAACCAGTTGCTGCAATCTGGTGCTGGTTTTTGACATATAACGTTTGATAAGCAATTTCAGAAAGTGTGACAGACTTGCCTGTTTTTTTGCTTGTCACTTTGCCATCTTCCAGCGCAAAATCCCGCTCATCTTGTTCACCGAACATCTCCCTAACAACTTCAAAAATCTGCTCTCTTATTTTCATTGCAGCACGAAGAACAGCCCCACCGGATATAAATGTACCACTGGAAGCATATGCTCCCACATCAAAAGGTGTAAGATCCGTATCGGCAGCATACACTATAACCTGCTCAGGCTTTATCCCAAGAGTTTCTGCAACAATTTGCGCGGCAATAGTATCTAAACCTGTACCAAGATCCGTCCCTCCATACATAAGGTTAAAAGAAGCGTCCTCGTTCATTTTAAGCGTCGCAGCTCCCATATCAACAAGAGGAATAGCTGAACCCTGCATATGAATGGACATTCCTATGCCTCTAACCTTGCTGCCATTTCTGGTCCTCTTTCCATGTTTTTCAAACCAACCAATTTCCTTTGCACCCTTTTCGATAAGTTCATCCAGTGCACAACTCTGCATATATTGTGTCACTCCTTCGCGCCCTTCGCCTAAGGCCCTAAAAATCGGAGAAGTTTCACCGCTTTTTATATGATTTTTCTTTCTTATTTCAAGAGGAGTCAATTCTAATTTATGTGCAACCTCATCAACTACCTGCTCTAAACAAGCATATCCTTGCGTT includes these proteins:
- a CDS encoding AI-2E family transporter, which encodes FLTTLLQKIRLIPSFFISIVLAFFFMKDSAMLFNVFSKLFKDDKNKSWIKFLKENNEEIRTYYGTLLIIAICTGIMIGTMSYFVGLKYFLLIGFMDSFLELLPYVGPTIVYIIGATFAVLTSLKTFLLFSVFFIAIEIVQSQIVIPHFTGKRIKIPPIAIIILLLLGGSLAGVLGVIIAVPSFIIMRNIIKILRPEFYQTIKTT
- the rplU gene encoding 50S ribosomal protein L21, producing the protein MEAIIKTGGHQYRIKSGDIIKIQKLTGKIGDKIHFKDVLMLKDGKTVKLGTPGIKNVSVEGTITEQGRNKKITVFFYRNKTRNRKKNGHRQPYTMVRINEILSEVNKSG
- the rpmA gene encoding 50S ribosomal protein L27, coding for MARKKSRTNGRDSNPKYLGVKLYGGQKVKAGNIIVRQIGEKIKPGKNIGEGNDYTLFALKPGIVKFEKKKTKTIVHILTEEI
- the obgE gene encoding GTPase ObgE — encoded protein: MDHATITIKSGKGGNGAVSFRHEKFAPHGGPNGGDGGNGGSVVIQATQNLNTLNHFIHQKHFAAENGESGKSANKHGKNGKDIIIMVPRGTIILNRDTNEIIADLDKDNQSIVIAKGGKGGKGNKSFATPTERTPHYSESGGNSKTIRIELRLKILSDIGIIGLPNAGKSTLLTAVSNAKPKIANYPFTTLSPKIGMVKIGMNKSFLMADLPGLIKGASKGRGMGNEFLAHIERTKALLVLIDGTERKNILPAFKNLLNELKEYNPGILNKQRVIAVNKIDLWSTKRTKEIKDKFNKLGEEVYFISALHKIDIDPLLYRLHELVLSAAPEKKIKVKEKTITLTENDLKKFLKIEKINLHAFKATQDELERRVQLSDLEKTGSTKELFRFFKKIKLEKELIRAGIKDGDRVIIGSKSFIFKQDEKNK
- the nadD gene encoding nicotinate-nucleotide adenylyltransferase, coding for MKKTNKIGLFGGAFNPIHNGHLFVAKDSIKTFNLNKIIFIPTGNPVFEKQELLKKQIRADFVKNAISNEKNFEVSFFEIKREAPSFFIDTLHHFNNGKDMLFTILGEDTFMQFHKWKSPEEILENSYLILAKRYEGNFAGTKKYIKKYFAVYKEKIFFLPHPLFQISSTLIRERIKKGKHISYLLPKSIEKEIAENGYYR
- the yqeK gene encoding bis(5'-nucleosyl)-tetraphosphatase (symmetrical) YqeK, which produces MVTIDKLREEVKKRLSPNRFEHSERVADMSEKLSKIWNGDTTKLVYAAYLHDIARDMPTKELIKIVKENGYRIKKLEYAKPVLLHSLAGAIIAETIFGVNDQSILNAIRYHTTGRKGITVNEAIIYIADFTECGRNFKEASLVRKISFKNLKEAVLKETELNICFLMNKRKPIHPYCIEMFNDLLKSEIVQ
- a CDS encoding flavodoxin, which gives rise to MKTLTVFYSRTGNTKKIAQEIAKLVQGDIEEIIDEKNRNGLLGWLISGMDAILKRYTSIKQIKKNPSQYDMIIIGTPIWATNISTPIRTYIHNYKDAFKNVAFFCTSAGNRPKDTLKIFKDMENLCSKNPIALISFSERGIKANSFEKINEFAEKIKN
- the pckA gene encoding phosphoenolpyruvate carboxykinase (ATP); amino-acid sequence: MNDSYGLEKLGIINTNKVYRNLTRAELIEFAIQNKEGILTDNGSISINTGKHTGRSPKDRFIVDQPSIHNQIDWGKINIPTTEKVFEKLYVRATAYLQEKNVFIYDGYVGHDMQTRMSLRIISDYASSALFSTNMFVSADKKDLNLHNQADFTVIAVPRCKTVPEVDEVRSEVAIGVNFDKKIAIILGSAYGGEIKKVMFSIMNFLLPAKNIFPMHCSANEGKDGNSALFFGLSGTGKTTISMDPERILIGDDEHGWGSDKIFNMEGGSYAKIIDITPKKEPRIFSAIRFGTLLENAVIRSDRTPDYADSKYTENTRAAIPMEYIENAKMDGICSIPSVIYFLTADAFGVLPPISRLTKEQAMYHFMSGYTAKVAGTETGIIEPLPTFSACFGAPFMMRHPAVYAKMLGEKIEKYHTDVFLVNTGWAGGPYGIGSRIKLAYTRAMVSAALNGKLKNVEYTEEPIFGLQVPKEIPGSIVPSEILLPKNTWEDKELYYKTAVTLANKFKENFEKFEGYIEDKIKNAGPKIV
- a CDS encoding molybdopterin cofactor-binding domain-containing protein, which encodes MKDFKHIGTSTDKIDALSLATGQSMFVDDISFPNMLHIKFLYSPHAHAIIENIDTTLAEKYPGVEMVLTYKNTSRIIHTTAGQGWPEPSPYDTYMFNRKMRYIGDRVAAVAAETEEIAQEALKLIKVQYKVLPAILDMEDAIKDGAPIIHDEPEIKGAYDPQRNLAAHILVKVGDVEKGFAESDVVAEDTFEVPYAQHCPIEPHVAITYLDEYGRIVIRTSTQVPFHVRRIVAQVLDIPVQKIRVIKPRIGGGFGVKQEIILEDVCAYITMKTGKPTRALYTREEEFISSRTRHQMKVNVKIGAKKDGTFNAVRMYVLSNTGAYGTHALTVASNAGSKTLPLYNKAPNVEYIADVVYTNLPVAGAYRGYGATQGYACLEQVVDEVAHKLELTPLEIRKKNHIKSGETSPIFRALGEGREGVTQYMQSCALDELIEKGAKEIGWFEKHGKRTRNGSKVRGIGMSIHMQGSAIPLVDMGAATLKMNEDASFNLMYGGTDLGTGLDTIAAQIVAETLGIKPEQVIVYAADTDLTPFDVGAYASSGTFISGGAVLRAAMKIREQIFEVVREMFGEQDERDFALEDGKVTSKKTGKSVTLSEIAYQTLYVKNQHQIAATGSMVSPYSPPPFAAHFVEIEVDEETGIVTPIKYVAAVDCGTPLNPELVRGQIIGALVNGLSYALSEEYKLTDSGRMFGSNFMEYRIPSTRDIPEIVPIIVSTYEPTGPYGAKSVAEININGPIPAIGNALYDALGVRVHKVPYIPERVLEIIRSKK